One window of Longimicrobiaceae bacterium genomic DNA carries:
- a CDS encoding LytTR family DNA-binding domain-containing protein, whose protein sequence is MAALRTLIVDDEPLARSGLRLMLRRHADVEVVGESGNGFEAVEAIQELRPDLVFLDVQMPGLDGFGVIEALGSAAMPAVVFVTAFDHYALQAFRVHAVDYLLKPVESRTFQEALAKARARLSGGMGEEVRRQLEALLGDYRAARSADGADAATPTPLRYLQRLSIKDNGRVFFLKMEQIDWFEAADNYVKVHAAGKVHFVRTTMSEMETRLDPAHFARIHRRTIVNLERVKVIHTLFKGDYMVVLNDSTELKLSRGYRDRILDDGV, encoded by the coding sequence GTGGCGGCGCTGCGCACGCTGATCGTGGACGACGAGCCGCTGGCGCGCTCCGGACTGCGCCTCATGCTGCGCCGCCACGCCGACGTGGAGGTCGTGGGCGAGAGCGGCAACGGCTTCGAGGCGGTGGAGGCCATCCAGGAGCTTCGGCCGGACCTGGTGTTCCTGGACGTGCAGATGCCGGGGCTGGACGGCTTCGGCGTCATCGAGGCGCTGGGGTCCGCCGCCATGCCGGCCGTCGTCTTCGTCACCGCGTTCGACCACTACGCGCTCCAGGCCTTCCGCGTCCACGCGGTCGACTACCTGCTGAAGCCGGTGGAGAGCCGCACCTTCCAGGAGGCGCTCGCCAAGGCCCGCGCCCGCCTTTCCGGCGGCATGGGCGAAGAGGTGCGCCGCCAGCTGGAGGCCCTGCTCGGCGACTACCGCGCGGCCCGCTCGGCAGACGGCGCGGACGCCGCGACGCCCACGCCGCTGCGCTACCTCCAGCGCCTCTCCATCAAGGACAACGGCCGCGTCTTCTTCCTGAAGATGGAGCAGATCGACTGGTTCGAGGCGGCCGACAACTACGTGAAGGTGCACGCCGCCGGGAAGGTGCACTTCGTCCGTACGACCATGAGCGAGATGGAAACGCGGCTGGATCCCGCGCACTTCGCCCGCATCCACCGGCGCACCATCGTGAACCTGGAGCGCGTGAAGGTGATCCACACGCTGTTCAAGGGCGACTACATGGTCGTCCTCAACGACAGCACCGAGCTGAAGCTTAGCCGCGGCTACCGCGACCGCATCCTCGACGACGGCGTGTAG
- a CDS encoding sensor histidine kinase has product MEAGVAGHDVRTGRAPRWRKAAVLLAVCLLFAVIETMQAVLRGAQDGQRVDFWKALAGSLAPWAVMALLVPGVLALARRFPLAGGRARNVGVHVAAAAAFPVLHLLGTALVARLMRGGGRMPIAAAVGNMLAVYYAMEVLNYALIVGGWYALDFYRKFRAGELEAARIGTRTAQLEAGLSQARLQALSAQLQPHFLFNTLNSIAVLARQGRRGETVRMVTRLADLLRASVRQTVACVPLGEEIAFVRRYLGIEKVRFQDRLSVRWKVQPECLDAEVPVLLLQPLVENAIRHGIAQQTGPGRIGIRASRQGESLVVEVTDNGPGLVGGVSAIREGVGLRNTRERLEQMYGEECPLRVGEAPGGGFRVTVRLPFTIDPAARPPSIAVPSSSRPTTANLGDAQKMSTDRATSSGDAMRSGDATLPGNAGLSGDAGRARGVAGTLSADAFGSLADAPSAAASSPDGPTVDVAPMDGSPADVSTVRVGV; this is encoded by the coding sequence ATGGAAGCTGGCGTGGCCGGGCACGATGTGCGTACGGGGCGAGCGCCGCGGTGGCGGAAGGCCGCGGTGCTGCTCGCCGTGTGCCTGCTGTTCGCGGTGATCGAAACCATGCAGGCGGTGCTGCGCGGGGCGCAGGACGGCCAGCGCGTGGACTTCTGGAAGGCGCTCGCCGGGTCGCTGGCGCCGTGGGCGGTGATGGCGCTGCTCGTGCCCGGCGTGCTGGCGCTGGCGCGGCGCTTCCCGCTCGCGGGCGGGCGGGCGCGCAACGTGGGCGTGCACGTGGCCGCCGCCGCCGCCTTCCCCGTGCTGCACCTGCTGGGCACGGCGCTGGTCGCGCGCCTCATGCGCGGCGGCGGGCGCATGCCCATAGCCGCGGCGGTGGGGAACATGCTGGCCGTGTACTACGCCATGGAGGTGCTCAACTACGCCCTGATTGTGGGCGGCTGGTACGCGCTGGACTTCTACCGGAAGTTCCGCGCGGGCGAGCTGGAGGCGGCGCGCATCGGCACGCGGACGGCGCAGCTCGAGGCGGGGCTGTCGCAGGCGCGGCTACAGGCGCTCTCGGCCCAGCTCCAGCCACACTTCCTCTTCAACACCCTCAACTCCATCGCCGTCCTGGCGCGGCAGGGGCGCCGCGGCGAGACGGTGCGCATGGTCACGCGCCTGGCCGACCTGCTCCGCGCTTCAGTGCGGCAGACCGTCGCGTGCGTGCCGCTCGGAGAGGAAATCGCCTTCGTGCGCCGTTATTTGGGAATCGAGAAGGTGCGCTTCCAGGACCGCCTCTCCGTGCGCTGGAAGGTGCAGCCGGAGTGCCTGGACGCCGAGGTCCCCGTGCTGCTGCTCCAGCCGCTGGTAGAGAACGCCATCCGCCACGGCATCGCGCAGCAGACCGGGCCGGGGCGCATCGGCATCCGTGCGTCGCGGCAGGGCGAGTCGCTGGTGGTCGAGGTCACGGACAACGGGCCGGGCCTGGTGGGCGGCGTGAGCGCCATCCGCGAGGGCGTGGGCCTGCGCAACACCCGCGAGCGGCTGGAGCAGATGTACGGCGAGGAGTGCCCCCTGCGCGTGGGCGAGGCCCCCGGCGGCGGCTTCCGCGTCACCGTCCGCCTCCCGTTCACCATCGACCCCGCCGCGCGTCCGCCATCCATCGCCGTCCCTTCATCCTCCCGTCCCACGACGGCGAATTTGGGAGATGCGCAAAAGATGTCCACGGATCGCGCGACTTCGTCCGGAGATGCGATGCGGTCGGGAGATGCGACGCTGCCCGGCAATGCGGGGTTGTCGGGAGATGCGGGAAGGGCGAGGGGAGTTGCGGGAACGCTGTCGGCAGATGCGTTCGGGTCGCTTGCCGATGCACCCTCGGCGGCTGCGTCCTCGCCCGATGGGCCGACGGTCGATGTTGCACCGATGGATGGTTCGCCGGCCGATGTATCCACCGTTCGCGTGGGGGTCTGA